Part of the Acidobacteriota bacterium genome is shown below.
GTGTGGACGCCGTGGCAGCGGCCTGGCTTCGAACTCGGCCTGGTGTTGCAGGACGTTGTCGCGCGGCACCCGAACGCAGTGGGCGTGGTGCTCGGGCAGCACGGCCTGATCAACTGGGCGGACGAGGACAAGGCGTGCTACGAACGCACGCTCGATCTGATTTCGCGAGCGGCTGCGTACATCGAGTCGCGGGACAAGGGCGACGCGACGTTCGGCGGTCAGCGATACGCGGACATCACGACTGGGGCGCGTGGCGACGTGTTGTTCGCGATCCTGCCGTGGCTGCGAGGGCAGGTCTCGACGCGCCGACGCATGATCGCCACGCTCCAGCACGACGCGGCGATGCTGCGGTTCGTCAACAGCCACGACGCGCCACGTCTCGCGGAACTGGGCACGTCGTGTCCCGATCACTTCCTGCGCACGAAGATCAAGCCGCTGTACGTGGCGTGGGATCCATCGACGGGCGACGTCGAGGAACTGCGTCGGCTCCTGGCCGAGGGTCTCGACCAGTACCGGCGCGACTATGCCGCGTACTACGAGGCGTGCAAGCGTCCTGATTCGCCGCCGATGCGCGATCCGAATCCCACGGTCGTCCTGATCCCAGGCCTCGGCATGATCGCGTGGGGCAAGGACAAGAGCGAGTCGCGCGTCACGGCGGAGTTCTACACGTGTGCCGTGGAGGTGATGCGCGGGGCCGAAGCGATCGACGAGTACGTCGCGCTGCCGCAGCAGGAGGCGTTCGACATCGAGTACTGGCTGCTCGAAGAAGCGAAGCTGCAGCGCATGCCGCCAGAAAAGCCGCTCGCCGGGCGCGTCGTGATGGTGGTGGGCGCGGGCCATGGCATCGGGCAGGCAGTGGCGCATCGCGTGGCGGCCGAGGGCGCGCACGTCGTGTGCGTGGACTGGTCGGAGGAAGCCGTGGCCTCGACGACCGGAGAACTGATCGCGAAGTACGGCCGCGGGATTGGCGTGGCCGGCAGCGGCATCAGCGACTGCGGCCCCGCGATCGCCGTCAACGTCGACGTGTGTCATCGGCCGAACGTCGCGTCGCTCGTGCGTGACGGCGTGTTCGCCTACGGCGGCATCGACCACGTTGTCATCACCGCGGGCGTGTTCCCGACGCCCGATGCGACGGGGCACGTGCCCGACGAGATCTGGCGGCGGACGTTCGACGTCAACGTCCTCGGTGCGTATGTCGTGGCCGACGAGTGCCGTGTCGTGTGGGACGCGCAACAACTGGCGGGCAGTCTCGTCATCACGACGAGTGTGAACGCCGTCGTCGCGAAGAAGGGGTCGGCGGCCTACGACACGTCCAAGGCCGCCGCCAATCACCTGGTGCGCACGCTGGCGGTGGAACTGGCGCCGATCGTGCGCGTCAACGGCATCGCCCCTGCCACCGTCGTCCAGGGTTCGACGATGTTCTCGAAGGAGCGCGTGATGTCGTCGCTCGCCAAGTACGGCATCGCGTTCGACGCCGACGCGTCGGTCGAGGACCTGCGCGCGGCACTGGCCGACTTCTACGCGCAGCGCACGCTCACGAAGCGTCCCATCACGCCGGAGGACCAGGCGGAAGCCGCGTACTTCCTGCTCTCGGATCGCGCCGGTCGCGTGACGGGCCAGATCCTCCACGTCGACGGCGGCCTGCCGGAAGCGTTCGTCAGATAGTGGCGGCTTACGGCCTGCCGCTCGTGGTCTACGGCACAGCCTGTCCCCGTACGTCGAGCCTCTTTCGGGATGAGCGTGGGTGACCGGTTCGAGCCAATGAGCGAACGGCCCAGCCTACCAGCGGTCGAAGAAGCGACGCACGGCCGCGCGGCCGATACGTCCAGCGCGCGCGCAGCGACTCCGTTCGATGTTGTCTTTTCGACGCCAGGTGACGCACGATTGTGTCGACGTCAATAGTCATAACGTGACAGTTTTCGACGCCCCGGAAGGTTTTTCGACGTGACGCTCCAGCCACCCCAGCCGGCGACGTTTCAGGAGCAGACCGTCCCCCACGGAACTCGTCTGGTCGGAGCGGCTGCACTTGCCCGTGAGCTGGCACTGGTGGTGCCCGTTCGCCATCCGAGCTGTGTCGCCGAACGGCACATCAGTGGAAGCCGGCGCGCCGACGGCGCCTGGGCCGTGTTCGACAAGCGCTATTGGCCTGGCGACGGCTTGACCGACCACGTGCTGTTCTTCCTCAAGCACGAACCCCTCGACCTCCTCGTGCTCCGGCGGGTCTTCGAGGCGCTCCCGGAAGAGAGTCTCAAGGCGCTCGTCTACACGGCACCCACGTCCGCGCCCGTTCGACGGGCGTGGTTTCTGTACGAGCACCTCACCGGCCGACGTGTAGACATCGATGACGCGCCGCAGGTGCCGGCGGTCGATGTGCTCGACCCAAAGGCGTACTTCACGGGCAGACCGCGCCTGTCCAAGCGGCATCGCGTGCGCGACAACCTGCTTGGTGTCTGGCGCTTCAGTCCCGTCATCAGACGCACACCGGCACTGACGATGTACCTCTCTCTCGATCTCGCCGCACGCGCCCGCGACACGGTAGGCCGTACGGGTGGACATCTGGTGGCGCGCGCCGCCAGCTTCCTGCTCCTTGCCGACAGCCGCGCCAGCTTCCAGATCGAAGGCGAACGCCCGCCTCGCAACAGACTTGAGCGCTGGGGTCGCGCCGTGCTGCAGGCGGGCAAGCATGCGCTGACTCTCGATGAAATCGCGCGGCTGCACAACGTGCTGATCGAGGACGCGCGTTTCGTTCGACCCGGACTCCGCACCGAAGGTGTCTTTCTCGGTGAGCGCGATCACGTCGGTGACCCGCTCCCCGAGTTCGTTGGCGCGCGTGCGGGCAACCTCGCGGATCTGATGACCGGCCTTCTCGAGGCCAATGACCGGATGCGCGACGACGGAATCGACCCCGTGCTGCAGGCGGCCTCGACGGCCTTCGGATTCGTGTACGTGCACCCGTTCGAGGACGGCAACGGCCGCTTGCATCGCTGTCTGATTCATCACGTGCTCGCCGAGCGTCGTTTCACGCCGGCAGGGATGGTGTTCCCGGTCTCGTCGGTGATGCTGGACCGCATCGACGACTATCGCACCACCCTGCGGGCGCACTCAGCCCCGCTGATGCCGTTCATCGAGTGGCGCCCGACGCCGGAACGCAATGTCGAGGTGCTGAACGACACCGCGGATTTTTGTCGCTACTTCGACGGCACCGAGGCCGCTGAGTTCCTCTACGCGTGCGTCCGGCGCACTGTGGACGAGGACTTGCCGCGCGAGATCGACTACCTGCGCCGGCACGACGAGGCGATTCAGCGCGTCATGGCGACTGTGGAGATGCCCGATCGCGTTGCCGGGAATCTGGTCATGTTCATTCGCCAGAACAAGGGTACGTTGTCGAAAAGACGACGGCAGGCCGAGTTCGAGCAGTTGACCGACGACGAGGTGCGGCGGATTGAACGCATCGTTGCAGAAGCGTTCCTCGGCTTTGCTGACGTGCCCGGAACCCTGCGCGAGCCGTCCGCAGGTGAATGATCATCATGCCGGCGAGCGCCTCTCCTCCCGAGCAGGTGGACCGGGTCTCGGCTGCCAACAGGTCGGGCACCATGGGCCGATTCGTCCTCCTGTCGCGAGGCGTGGAGCGCTCGTGCGTGTCTTCACCGTGAGCAATCGCACGGGACCGTTCCTCTCTCTGCTGGTGGGAGCGGACGACACGATCGTGGGCGTGAGCCGGCCATGGACGACCGAACCAGGGCAGTTAGTCGAGCGCCTGGAACTGGTACGCGAGCGTCAGCAGGTTGGCGCTGTGACTCTCCCTCGCATCATCGAGTGGCGCGTAGGCAAGCATGTCGCCGAGGTCGTGACCACCGCAGCCACCGGCGAACCAGCCCTGCGCGATTTCCGATAACGAGCGGACGAGGGGAGGGAGACACGACGGGCCGGGCGACCTGTCCGCCGTAGCCCGGAGGGCGAAGGTGGAAGCCCGGCCCCTTGCCGATGATGGTAGGGCCGGCTCTCCGAGCCCGGCCCTGGCGCGCCGTAAGCCCTGAGCCGTAAGCCGTAAACCGCCTGTATCACTGCACCGCGATGTTGCCGCTGGCGGTGCTCAGGCGGAGCGTGGGGCCGCCGCCGCGGACGGTGCCCTGGATGCGCCGACGATCGATCTTGCCCTGAAGGGTGAGGGCCGGGCCCATGTCGAGCGACCCCGACGCGGTGCTGGCGTCGACGACGAAGCCGCGATCGGCGGGGACGCGCACCTTCACGTCGCCCGACGCCGCGGACAGCTTCCAGTCGCCTGTCGGCGTGCCGTCGACGCCGATGTTCCCGCTGCCGGTGTTGGCAGACAGCAATCCGACGACGCCGGTCAGCCTGATGTTGCCGCTGCCCGTGCTCGCCTTGACGTCGCCCTGACCCGAGAGCGTCGCCACGATGTTGCCGCTGCCGCTCGAGAGCGACGCGGTCCTGCGCGCGTCGGTCACCGAAACGTTCCCCGACCCCGTGCGTGCGTCGATGTCGTTCCCCGCACTCGCGACGGAGACGTTGCCCGACCCGCTGTTGGCCTTGATGCGGCCGTCCACCTGCGCCACCGACACGTTGCCCGAGCCCGAGCGTGCCGTGACCGTTGTTGTCGTCGGCACCGTGATCTCGTACGACACCTTCACGGCGCGACGCGTCTCCTCGTCGGTGATGTTGCCCACCGTCACGACGTCGCCGGTCTGCACGATGGGGGGATTGGCGGCGAGGCGGCGTGCCAGATCGGCGGCGTTGGGCGGTGCGTTCCAGCCCGTCCTGACCTCGATGGTTCCCTTGACGAGGACGGTCGAGCCCGCGCCCCCGCGGACGGTGACGTTGCCGCTGCCGGTGGACGCCTCGAGCGTGGGCGCCGCACCAACGGTGAGCGAGCGCTCGAACACGATCGGCTGCGCGACAGCCACGATGGGGGAGAGGGCAAAGACCAAGACCTCGAGCCTTTGACGGCAGCGTCGCGTGTCGAGTTCTTCCGAGGCGGCCGCTGAGGGCGCGGGTCCTGTCGCCGGACAGCCCCACCCGTCCTCGGCGCGAACAGCCCTTGTACGGGAGACGCGCCTGCGCGCGGGCGGGGCGGCCCCGTCCGGCGCCACCCGCGCCCGTGATGGTCTAGGACGTACCACTCGCTGTAAGCCATAAGCCGTGAGCCGTGAGCCCGATAATGTCCCCGTGCCTCACGCCGTGCGCGGTCATACGGGTCTCATCGTGTTGCTCGGCAGCCTGACCGCGATCGCGCCCATGTCGATCGACATGTACCTGCCGGCGTTCCCGGCGCTGCAGGAGACGTTCGGGACCGACGTCGCGGCGATTCAGCGCACGTTGTCGGTGTTCTTCATCGGCCTTGCGGTGGGGCAGTTGTTCTACGGGCCGCTGGCGGATCGCTTCGGACGACGGCGCCCGCTGCTCGTGGGGCTCGCACTGTACACGGTTGCATCGGTCGGCTGTGCGCTTGCCGGATCCGTCGGTCAACTCCTGCTGTGGCGCGGCCTCCAGGCGCTCGGCGGGTGCGCCGGCGTGGTGATGGCGCGGGCCGTGGTGCGCGACGTGTTCGGCCCGAAGAAGCAGGCGCGCGTCCTCTCGTCGCTCATGCTCGTCATGGGCGTCGCTCCCATCCTCGCGCCCATCGTCGGCGGCTGGGTCCTGACTGTGGCCGGCTGGCGCACGATCTTCTGGATTCTCGTCGTCTTCGGTGCGACGACGTGGGTGGCCGTGGCGCGCGGACTGCCGGAGACGGCTGTCGACAGGCGTGCGTCGACGCTCACCATCGGCGGCGTGGCCGCGGCATTCGGACGCGTCATCGGCAACGCCCGTTTCAGGCGCTTCGCCGGCGCCGGCGCGCTCGCGCAGTGCGTGCTCTTCGCCTACATCTCCGGCGCGCCCTTCCTCTTCATGGAGGTGCTCGGGTTATCGCCCGCTGGCTTCTCGGCGATGTTCGCGATCAACTCGACGGGGCTCATCCTCGCGTCGCAGATCAATCGTGCGCTGCTCGCGCGCGAAGAAACGTCGGCCGTGCTGAATCGCGCGCTGACGGTGCAGGGTCTTGCCGCGCTCGTCTTCCTGGCTGTCGTCGTGTTCGCCGCGCCGTCGCTCGTCGTGCTCGCCGCCCCCGTGTTGCTGCTCGTGCTGCTGCTCGGATTCGTGCTGCCCAACACGACGGCACTCGCGCTCGCGCCGTTCGACAGGGATGCCGGTACGGCGTCGGCGGTCCTGGGCTCGATGCAGTACGGGACGTCGGGGCTTACGACGCTCGCCGTATCGGCCTGCTTTGACGGCACCCTGCGCCCGATGGCCGTCTCGATCGCGCTGTTTGTAGTCGGGGCCTGGCTGTTGTCACGCACGGGCAGGGACTAACCGGGTACAACACGGGCCGGGCTCGGTGAGCCGGCCCTACCTACCGCTGCAGTGGGTAGGGCCGGCTCTCCGAGCCCGGCCCGTCTGGGTCAGCGCGACAGGAACCAGCCGCCCAATACCGCCGAGACGAGGTTGGCCAGCGCGACGATGGCGAGATCCTGCGGCGAGCCGCGCCACACCACGTGGAACAACGCACATTCGGCGGCGATCGCCCACGTCTCGGCCACGAGCACGTACGTGGCATACGACGCGTGCGGCCACATCAGCAGCGGCAGCGCGACGATGACGATGGGGTAGGTGACGGCGGTGAGCCAGAAGGCCGCGGTCAGCCGCTGCGCGTATGTGTAGCGAGGCGCCTCGTTCACCGGCCATCGACCCAGGCCAAGCAGCAGAACAGGCGCTTCGAGCGCGACGGTGAGGACGTAGCCCACCGGCAGCCATCGCCAGAGCGCGCCGGCGTCGATCGTCGAAGCAGGGTCCACGTGCGTCAGAGCAGTCGGATGAGGAACGGCACTTCGACGAGCACGTGCGCGATCGCCAGCGTGAAGTAGATCTGTCGCGTCAACTCGTAATCGATCGCGAACGCGATCCACAGGGTGACGACAAGGCCGAGCCCTGCGGCGAGCACGAGCGTGACGAGCCGGCGCCACTGAACCGATCGCGCGGCGAGCGGCACGCGTCGCAATCGCCACGGTACGGCGCCAGTCGCAAGCGGGATCGCCACGATCCAGGCGATGTAGTGCAGCGATTCGAGGAACACGTGCGTCGCGAGCACGGCGGGTCCAGTGCCTGGCACGCCGGCAAGCGTTGCGGCATCCCATCCCCCGTCGGCCGGGCCCGCAGGGCCGGCCCTGCCAATTGTGCCGACCCGGCCAGCGATCGTATTCGCCGGTGCTACCGGTTGCCCGTTGCCGATTGCCGGTTGCCGGTTTATTGCCCAGATTCCGACGATGAGGATCGGGACGAGGAGCAGCGTGGCGCGATAGGCACCATGCCACGGCGTGCGGCGGATCGAGAGCTCCCTGTCGAGGAACGCCAGAGCCAGCAGCGGGTGGAGGAACATCAGCGCGACGCTCGTCCACACGGGCTGTGCCCACGCGGTGGCGAGACACAGAAGGCCTGGCGGGACCAGCCACAGCCAGTCGCGCCGCGGCGGTTGTTGCTGACGCAGCATCACGAGGACGGCGATCCAGCCGATGAGGGCCGTGTGCCAGAGCGCAAGCCACGCGACGTCCGCATTCGAGCCGGCCCACGTCAGCGCTATGTACGCGGCGGTAAGTGCCACCACGCCGCCGATGCCCGTGACGAAGTACTGCCGCAGCGGACCCCAGCGGCCGGGCATGCGCGACAGCAGGTATCGCGCCTCGCACCAGTTGTGCGGCCCGGCGCCGAGCGCGACAACGGTCACCGCCATGCCGACGGGCGCGATCGCGCAGGCGAACGCGATGAGCGCGACGACCAGCGCGCCGATCGCATGTGGCGGCCACGCGCCCAGCGCCGGCACTGCCTCGTCGAGCGTCGCGCTGAGACGTGCCATCAGCGCTGAGGATAGACGAGCCGGACCTTCACCGGACCACTGCCAGGCACGACGATGACTTCGACGGTCTGTGGCAGTCGCCCGCCCGGTGCTTGTCGTGGTGCGACGATGTCGGCGTACACGAATGCGGCTCCGGTGAGGACGACGAGGAGCGCGACCACGACCACGCGGCCACGCCGCAGTCGCCCGGCCAGCAGGGGGAGGCT
Proteins encoded:
- a CDS encoding multidrug effflux MFS transporter, whose amino-acid sequence is MPHAVRGHTGLIVLLGSLTAIAPMSIDMYLPAFPALQETFGTDVAAIQRTLSVFFIGLAVGQLFYGPLADRFGRRRPLLVGLALYTVASVGCALAGSVGQLLLWRGLQALGGCAGVVMARAVVRDVFGPKKQARVLSSLMLVMGVAPILAPIVGGWVLTVAGWRTIFWILVVFGATTWVAVARGLPETAVDRRASTLTIGGVAAAFGRVIGNARFRRFAGAGALAQCVLFAYISGAPFLFMEVLGLSPAGFSAMFAINSTGLILASQINRALLAREETSAVLNRALTVQGLAALVFLAVVVFAAPSLVVLAAPVLLLVLLLGFVLPNTTALALAPFDRDAGTASAVLGSMQYGTSGLTTLAVSACFDGTLRPMAVSIALFVVGAWLLSRTGRD
- a CDS encoding bifunctional rhamnulose-1-phosphate aldolase/short-chain dehydrogenase, which encodes MNHVTYAWDDARAASLTPAHRLVYRSNILGADQRITNTGGGNTSAKLTERDPVTGAPTRVLWVKGSGGDLRTSTLANFASLYQDRLLQLQDTYAGIPDRGVKSDAEDHMVALYPHCTFNLNPRATSIDTPLHAFVPAAHVDHMHPNAVISVAASRNAERLTRDIYGDDVVWTPWQRPGFELGLVLQDVVARHPNAVGVVLGQHGLINWADEDKACYERTLDLISRAAAYIESRDKGDATFGGQRYADITTGARGDVLFAILPWLRGQVSTRRRMIATLQHDAAMLRFVNSHDAPRLAELGTSCPDHFLRTKIKPLYVAWDPSTGDVEELRRLLAEGLDQYRRDYAAYYEACKRPDSPPMRDPNPTVVLIPGLGMIAWGKDKSESRVTAEFYTCAVEVMRGAEAIDEYVALPQQEAFDIEYWLLEEAKLQRMPPEKPLAGRVVMVVGAGHGIGQAVAHRVAAEGAHVVCVDWSEEAVASTTGELIAKYGRGIGVAGSGISDCGPAIAVNVDVCHRPNVASLVRDGVFAYGGIDHVVITAGVFPTPDATGHVPDEIWRRTFDVNVLGAYVVADECRVVWDAQQLAGSLVITTSVNAVVAKKGSAAYDTSKAAANHLVRTLAVELAPIVRVNGIAPATVVQGSTMFSKERVMSSLAKYGIAFDADASVEDLRAALADFYAQRTLTKRPITPEDQAEAAYFLLSDRAGRVTGQILHVDGGLPEAFVR
- a CDS encoding DUF4097 family beta strand repeat protein, whose protein sequence is MVFALSPIVAVAQPIVFERSLTVGAAPTLEASTGSGNVTVRGGAGSTVLVKGTIEVRTGWNAPPNAADLARRLAANPPIVQTGDVVTVGNITDEETRRAVKVSYEITVPTTTTVTARSGSGNVSVAQVDGRIKANSGSGNVSVASAGNDIDARTGSGNVSVTDARRTASLSSGSGNIVATLSGQGDVKASTGSGNIRLTGVVGLLSANTGSGNIGVDGTPTGDWKLSAASGDVKVRVPADRGFVVDASTASGSLDMGPALTLQGKIDRRRIQGTVRGGGPTLRLSTASGNIAVQ
- a CDS encoding Fic family protein, which produces MTLQPPQPATFQEQTVPHGTRLVGAAALARELALVVPVRHPSCVAERHISGSRRADGAWAVFDKRYWPGDGLTDHVLFFLKHEPLDLLVLRRVFEALPEESLKALVYTAPTSAPVRRAWFLYEHLTGRRVDIDDAPQVPAVDVLDPKAYFTGRPRLSKRHRVRDNLLGVWRFSPVIRRTPALTMYLSLDLAARARDTVGRTGGHLVARAASFLLLADSRASFQIEGERPPRNRLERWGRAVLQAGKHALTLDEIARLHNVLIEDARFVRPGLRTEGVFLGERDHVGDPLPEFVGARAGNLADLMTGLLEANDRMRDDGIDPVLQAASTAFGFVYVHPFEDGNGRLHRCLIHHVLAERRFTPAGMVFPVSSVMLDRIDDYRTTLRAHSAPLMPFIEWRPTPERNVEVLNDTADFCRYFDGTEAAEFLYACVRRTVDEDLPREIDYLRRHDEAIQRVMATVEMPDRVAGNLVMFIRQNKGTLSKRRRQAEFEQLTDDEVRRIERIVAEAFLGFADVPGTLREPSAGE